In one window of Rhinopithecus roxellana isolate Shanxi Qingling chromosome 15, ASM756505v1, whole genome shotgun sequence DNA:
- the THY1 gene encoding thy-1 membrane glycoprotein isoform X1 has translation MNPAISIALLLTVLQVSRGQKVTSLTACLVDQSLRLDCRHENTTSSPIQYEFSLTRETKKHVLFGTVGVPEHTYRSRTNFTSKYNMKVLYLSAFTSKDEGTYTCALHHSGHSPPISSQNVTVLRDKLVKCEGISLLAQNTSWLLLLLLSLSLLQATDFMSL, from the exons ATGAACCCGGCCATCAGCATCGCTCTCCTGCTAACAG TCTTGCAGGTCTCCCGAGGGCAGAAGGTGACCAGCCTAACAGCCTGCCTAGTGGACCAGAGCCTTCGTCTGGATTGCCGCCATGAAAATACCACCAGCTCACCCATCCAGTACGAGTTCAGCCTGACCCGTGAGACAAAGAAGCACGTGCTCTTTGGCACCGTGGGGGTGCCTGAGCACACATACCGCTCCCGAACCAACTTCACCAGCAAATACAACATGAAGGTCCTCTACTTATCCGCCTTCACCAGCAAGGATGAGGGGACCTACACGTGTGCACTCCACCACTCTGGCCATTCCCCGCCCATCTCCTCCCAGAACGTCACTGTGCTCAGAG ACAAACTGGTCAAGTGTGAGGGCATCAGCCTGCTGGCTCAGAACACCTCGTGGCTGCTTCTGCTCctactctccctctcccttctccaggCCACGGATTTCATGTCCCTGTGA
- the THY1 gene encoding thy-1 membrane glycoprotein isoform X2: MNPAISIALLLTVDQSLRLDCRHENTTSSPIQYEFSLTRETKKHVLFGTVGVPEHTYRSRTNFTSKYNMKVLYLSAFTSKDEGTYTCALHHSGHSPPISSQNVTVLRDKLVKCEGISLLAQNTSWLLLLLLSLSLLQATDFMSL, translated from the exons ATGAACCCGGCCATCAGCATCGCTCTCCTGCTAACAG TGGACCAGAGCCTTCGTCTGGATTGCCGCCATGAAAATACCACCAGCTCACCCATCCAGTACGAGTTCAGCCTGACCCGTGAGACAAAGAAGCACGTGCTCTTTGGCACCGTGGGGGTGCCTGAGCACACATACCGCTCCCGAACCAACTTCACCAGCAAATACAACATGAAGGTCCTCTACTTATCCGCCTTCACCAGCAAGGATGAGGGGACCTACACGTGTGCACTCCACCACTCTGGCCATTCCCCGCCCATCTCCTCCCAGAACGTCACTGTGCTCAGAG ACAAACTGGTCAAGTGTGAGGGCATCAGCCTGCTGGCTCAGAACACCTCGTGGCTGCTTCTGCTCctactctccctctcccttctccaggCCACGGATTTCATGTCCCTGTGA